TGATGTTCACGAAATGGCTGTGAATCTTAGAGCTAAGGTTAAGAGCTGTGAATCTACTTCTGAAGTTTTAGCCTTGTGTGATGAAATTCGGAAGCTTTGCTTGGGGAAAGGTAGGGACTGTTTAAGAGTTTTGGCTTTGGTTGAGCCTTGGAATGCAGAGGACGAGACTACTGCGGTTTTGCTTTCGAATCTGCATAGTGGAAGTGAGGAAGAAGAGATTGGTTGGCCAAGCCAGATTCTATGTTCAACCGTGCTTCCCAAGTTTCTGGCTCTTGAAAAATCCGCCTCTCGTGTGTTGATGTCTGCAACAGTCGAGTTTTGCAAGATCCACCAAAGAGCAGGTGAGTATGGGTTAGTGTTCCCTATGATACTAAGGAAAGAAGGGATCAACAGCTTCATCTGTGAGGTGATTGCAAGAGTTCTGAAAGAATGCTGGCACTTGGGCCATATCTCTGCTTTTTGCCAGAAGTTGCTTTGTGGAAGAACAGAAGAGAGGAAGTTTCTGCTCCTTCCTTGCCACAGAGATCTCATATCTGATGACCTGACGTGGAATGAATCACTGTTTATCCTTTTTCAGAACATTTTGACACACGACGTCCCTTTGACTCAAGGTTCCGTTGATTGTCTTGTTTCTAAGGTCCAGGAGATGGCAGAAAGGTATTGCAAGTCGCTAAAATTTGGAAACTTCTTGCTACATTTTATCTCCAAATGTGCTACGATGCTACATGCTCACAAGTATCCGCTGATTGAATCTGTTAAGTGCACTAACAGTCTGGTTACAAAGTCTATCCTGTCGAAACTCAACGCCCTGTAGCTTCATAATCATAGGCTGTTCTTTGGTATATACACTTCATCTATGGTGGTATTAGGTTTCACTTGGGAGAGAGGGTATGAGACTGAACGAGATGTGTAGTTCAGAAGGGCTTCATTAGGGGTTTTGAAAGTGTTATCAAGGCTTATCTCAGTCAAGATGAGCACTAGAGTAGCATTTTGCATTTGTTGGATAACATGGTGACATGTATGAACAGAACACATGTCTTGTCTCTGAACTTGATGGTTGAAGAAAACTTCAGATACAAGCTGGAGATATAATGGCATCAGCAGCAAAACTGTAGGATTTGGCTATTGACAGTCTACTTCATGCTTCACCGCTATTACTCCTCCAAAGCTCCATTCACGAGTCGCAATTTTACAAAGGAACGATTCAAGAAACAAACTCAAGTTCAGTTCACCGTTCCTGGAATGAAAGAGGCAACAAAATGTATCATCAAAAAAGCTTCTACAGTGAGAGACCAGAAAAATGATTCAATCCAAGATCACAAATAGACATGAGATCTA
The DNA window shown above is from Brassica oleracea var. oleracea cultivar TO1000 chromosome C3, BOL, whole genome shotgun sequence and carries:
- the LOC106329137 gene encoding uncharacterized protein LOC106329137, with protein sequence MEEWIPLLDIFLKSPSPETEASLWLDEASISFSSSSSSSSSSSPINRSSFVSLLKKQCEPIDQSPSPSSNKVMFIETLPNMVQSRILSFLLYDYKRFCGKDLVWLAREMLGGGKGVDFWVQRAAQNLLDTMPERKFDWISRLDLGSADEDSIVEEFDSVPDWLTEKKGGCIGAILPWLPVSCADVGSETLVVDSCDEEDLMSQGRENMEVDHREAVDDDDHEINVALQPDVHEMAVNLRAKVKSCESTSEVLALCDEIRKLCLGKGRDCLRVLALVEPWNAEDETTAVLLSNLHSGSEEEEIGWPSQILCSTVLPKFLALEKSASRVLMSATVEFCKIHQRAGEYGLVFPMILRKEGINSFICEVIARVLKECWHLGHISAFCQKLLCGRTEERKFLLLPCHRDLISDDLTWNESLFILFQNILTHDVPLTQGSVDCLVSKVQEMAERYCKSLKFGNFLLHFISKCATMLHAHKYPLIESVKCTNSLVTKSILSKLNAL